In Bdellovibrionales bacterium, the following proteins share a genomic window:
- the cpaB gene encoding Flp pilus assembly protein CpaB, which yields MNQNETRTLWISVGAALFSVFLLYSYTQEKSAELTKKFGAKQRVVVANQDIMEMNTIDETMLQVVEKPVDFIEPTALSNPELAVGKVALAPIKKDEQILESKIMEPGPVTGLSLQVAPSKRAVTLPVDEMRGVGKLVKPGDRIDIIAALDVGKGPAQRREVKTIMQDVIILATGLKIFNELPRLYEKQGREDFIKNIRGDTTFTNITVEVSPQEAQDLIYILSTSPGSLFLTLRHPSDRTPRRLPSSTVESVLGRVTSPMLAEQLRSPTAALPPPPPSLPPASAAKKKAKGPWKDL from the coding sequence ATGAATCAAAATGAAACAAGAACACTTTGGATCAGCGTGGGGGCGGCCCTGTTTTCTGTATTTTTACTCTACAGCTACACTCAGGAGAAAAGTGCTGAACTAACAAAGAAGTTTGGAGCCAAGCAGAGAGTCGTAGTGGCTAACCAGGACATCATGGAAATGAATACGATCGATGAAACCATGCTTCAGGTCGTTGAAAAGCCCGTTGATTTCATAGAGCCTACGGCGCTTTCGAATCCTGAGCTCGCTGTCGGAAAGGTCGCCCTAGCTCCGATCAAAAAAGACGAGCAAATTTTGGAAAGCAAAATCATGGAACCAGGTCCAGTGACGGGACTATCTTTGCAGGTAGCCCCCAGTAAACGAGCGGTAACCCTGCCCGTTGACGAAATGCGAGGAGTTGGAAAGCTTGTAAAGCCCGGTGACCGCATCGACATTATTGCCGCACTTGATGTCGGTAAGGGTCCTGCACAAAGGCGCGAAGTGAAAACAATTATGCAAGATGTAATTATTTTGGCGACTGGTCTAAAAATATTTAATGAATTGCCACGCCTGTATGAGAAGCAGGGGAGAGAAGACTTCATCAAGAACATTCGAGGTGATACGACTTTTACCAATATTACCGTTGAGGTATCTCCCCAGGAGGCGCAGGATCTGATCTATATTTTGTCCACTTCTCCGGGCTCATTGTTTTTGACATTGAGGCATCCAAGCGATCGAACTCCTCGGAGACTTCCATCTTCCACGGTAGAATCAGTTTTAGGAAGAGTGACCAGCCCAATGCTTGCGGAGCAGCTGAGGTCGCCTACTGCGGCTTTACCACCACCTCCGCCATCACTTCCCCCTGCCTCTGCCGCAAAGAAGAAGGCTAAGGGCCCTTGGAAGGATTTATAA
- a CDS encoding prepilin peptidase, which produces MHTVLAVGLPTTILLAGLIDDLRSGKVHNWLILSLGLVTVLTVGIFMQLSGINQGLLGSGMAIVLCIPLFKGGILGGGDLKLLTVFGLSTDWNTVLWVLVYSFFWGALLGFIRAVLSGNAIKLLKNTIKLALPRTKREDLQLQRIPYTVALAFGWLTQLSLVWS; this is translated from the coding sequence GTGCATACTGTATTGGCCGTGGGGCTGCCCACCACTATCCTATTGGCTGGTCTTATTGATGATCTTCGATCAGGAAAAGTTCACAACTGGCTCATCCTCAGTCTCGGATTAGTGACGGTACTCACGGTTGGTATATTTATGCAATTATCAGGGATAAATCAGGGACTTTTAGGTTCAGGAATGGCGATTGTGCTGTGTATTCCTCTTTTTAAAGGCGGAATACTGGGTGGAGGTGATCTTAAACTTCTCACTGTCTTTGGGTTATCTACGGATTGGAATACGGTCCTTTGGGTTTTAGTGTATTCGTTTTTTTGGGGAGCTCTGTTAGGCTTCATTAGAGCTGTTCTTTCTGGAAATGCAATAAAGCTATTGAAAAACACAATCAAACTGGCCCTGCCAAGAACAAAGAGAGAGGACCTACAGCTCCAAAGGATTCCCTATACGGTAGCTCTCGCCTTTGGCTGGTTGACTCAATTGAGCCTGGTCTGGAGCTAG
- a CDS encoding DUF2203 domain-containing protein: MDSSGIVTIYREGIFTLEEAGELLPVIRRLTKYHSEKVDALISRLETEYPQGRGGSVLEEEINSLINSWHDKIKKLGAVSKGLWLVDFDSGDGHFCWKYPEEQIMYWHAYNDGFSNRRPIEYWIRERLRTSERNCALQID; encoded by the coding sequence ATGGATAGCTCGGGAATAGTCACGATTTATCGTGAAGGTATTTTTACTTTAGAGGAGGCCGGCGAATTGCTGCCGGTGATCCGTCGATTAACTAAATATCACAGCGAAAAGGTGGACGCACTGATCAGTCGCCTGGAAACAGAATATCCGCAAGGACGGGGAGGCTCGGTACTTGAAGAAGAAATTAACTCATTGATCAATTCATGGCACGACAAAATCAAAAAGTTGGGCGCCGTTTCTAAAGGACTTTGGCTGGTTGACTTTGACTCTGGAGACGGGCATTTCTGCTGGAAATATCCGGAAGAACAAATCATGTATTGGCATGCCTATAACGATGGCTTCAGCAATAGAAGACCCATCGAATATTGGATAAGGGAAAGGCTGAGAACCTCTGAGCGGAATTGTGCACTCCAAATAGACTAA
- the tadA gene encoding Flp pilus assembly complex ATPase component TadA — protein MGGKGGVGKSVFAANLACTLMLEMRAKTLLIDLDARSCGDQNVITGLRPQKTAGDLANLKVSINAQNIGTIVAQHASGLHFLGAVQTPDQVLDASPELFRKQLFVLSQNYKFIVVDLGSDITPLQLGMIEDSSSVIVVTTAEVLAVNQTRRVMNDLMAATVPGDLFQIVLNMVSRTSIDQRVISQGLRRPVIGSIPQDDQTAYTALQRSTPFVLTAQNIPITSAYHDIVRVLTGGIIQKLKGLSRPQNLKALSTTLSSGTAPQLRAGQSSSPMEKPHRELDFLTQMKLQIHSELIKEMDLKKDLTSSKGDTAKEKELHSKTQRVITQLADKLGQGMPRDQRSRVIKEVLDESLGLGPLEDLLADPTVTEIMVNGSNKIYIEKNGKLTLSTVTFTSNLQLRNVIERIVTPLGRRIDEKTPYCDARLADGSRVNAVIEPLSIDGPAVTIRKFPQDRIVPDDYVHRFKSMTQSMVDFIRICVEEGLNIIISGGTGSGKTTLLNVMSGFIPANERIITVEDAAELQLKQEHVVRLETRPANMEGSGEISIRDLVRNSLRMRPDRIIVGECRDGAALDMLAAMNTGHDGSMTTVHANNPREAVSRLETLCLMAGMDLPVRAIREQIAGAVDLIVQISRMSDGSRKLASITEVVGMQGEVVTLQEIFRFKEEGFDKNRKIIGTFQAMGLIPTFIEKFEARGVTIPRNLFTTNTTDTPTNAGQAANSQGGPRPRVSPQLNSRMTRSNPIKKVGGEET, from the coding sequence ATGGGCGGCAAGGGTGGTGTCGGGAAGAGCGTTTTTGCGGCCAATCTGGCTTGTACTTTGATGCTTGAAATGAGAGCGAAAACGCTTCTCATTGATTTAGATGCAAGAAGTTGCGGTGATCAGAACGTGATCACCGGGCTGCGTCCGCAGAAGACCGCCGGAGATCTGGCCAACTTGAAGGTTTCTATTAACGCCCAAAACATTGGAACAATCGTTGCCCAGCACGCATCTGGACTTCATTTCTTAGGCGCGGTGCAAACTCCTGATCAGGTCCTGGATGCCTCACCCGAGCTATTTAGGAAGCAACTATTTGTTCTCAGTCAAAATTATAAATTCATCGTGGTGGATCTAGGATCAGATATAACGCCTCTCCAACTGGGTATGATTGAGGATTCGAGCTCTGTCATCGTCGTAACAACAGCAGAAGTCTTAGCAGTCAATCAAACTCGTAGAGTGATGAATGACCTTATGGCAGCAACTGTGCCAGGGGATTTATTTCAGATAGTCTTGAATATGGTCTCGCGTACCAGTATTGATCAGAGAGTGATTAGTCAGGGGTTAAGGCGACCAGTCATTGGGTCTATACCTCAGGACGATCAGACAGCTTACACGGCTCTTCAGCGCTCAACCCCGTTTGTTTTGACTGCTCAGAATATTCCAATTACCTCAGCCTATCACGACATCGTAAGAGTTCTCACTGGTGGTATCATTCAAAAGCTGAAAGGTTTGTCTCGCCCGCAAAATTTGAAAGCCCTATCGACGACTCTCTCCTCCGGTACCGCCCCTCAACTGAGGGCTGGACAATCATCCTCTCCAATGGAGAAACCTCATCGAGAGTTGGATTTCCTTACGCAAATGAAGCTACAGATTCACAGTGAGCTAATCAAGGAGATGGATCTCAAAAAGGATTTGACAAGCTCAAAGGGCGATACAGCAAAGGAAAAAGAACTTCACTCAAAAACGCAACGAGTGATTACTCAGTTGGCCGATAAGCTTGGCCAGGGAATGCCACGCGATCAGCGTAGCCGGGTGATTAAAGAGGTTCTTGATGAGTCACTTGGCTTGGGGCCATTAGAAGACTTACTTGCCGACCCAACTGTCACCGAGATAATGGTTAACGGATCCAATAAAATTTATATCGAGAAAAACGGAAAACTCACATTGAGCACCGTGACCTTTACGTCAAACCTCCAGCTGCGAAATGTGATTGAGAGAATAGTGACTCCATTGGGACGAAGGATTGACGAGAAAACTCCCTACTGTGACGCTCGCTTGGCAGATGGAAGTCGTGTCAATGCGGTGATTGAGCCACTGTCGATCGACGGTCCAGCAGTTACTATTCGAAAATTTCCTCAAGATCGCATTGTTCCCGATGACTATGTTCATCGATTTAAATCGATGACTCAGTCTATGGTGGACTTCATCAGAATTTGTGTGGAAGAGGGTCTCAATATAATTATTTCTGGAGGTACTGGGTCCGGCAAAACGACTTTACTCAATGTGATGTCGGGATTTATTCCGGCCAATGAGAGAATTATCACAGTTGAAGATGCTGCTGAATTGCAGTTAAAACAGGAGCATGTTGTAAGATTAGAAACTCGGCCTGCCAACATGGAGGGCTCAGGAGAGATTTCGATCCGAGATCTGGTTCGGAACTCTTTAAGAATGAGACCAGATCGGATCATTGTAGGAGAGTGTCGAGATGGAGCCGCCTTGGATATGTTGGCGGCGATGAACACAGGCCATGATGGATCCATGACGACGGTTCACGCCAACAATCCGAGGGAGGCTGTATCCCGACTGGAGACTCTTTGCCTGATGGCTGGAATGGATCTTCCCGTAAGAGCAATTCGGGAACAAATTGCTGGAGCGGTCGATCTTATCGTGCAGATATCAAGAATGAGTGATGGCAGCAGGAAACTGGCAAGTATTACAGAAGTCGTCGGAATGCAGGGTGAAGTGGTTACTCTTCAAGAAATTTTCCGTTTCAAGGAGGAGGGCTTCGATAAAAATAGAAAAATTATAGGGACGTTTCAGGCCATGGGACTCATTCCCACATTCATTGAGAAATTTGAAGCGCGGGGAGTGACGATACCACGGAATTTATTTACCACGAACACCACAGATACTCCAACAAATGCTGGTCAGGCTGCGAATTCACAGGGAGGTCCTCGGCCGCGGGTGTCTCCCCAACTCAATTCGCGAATGACGAGGTCGAATCCTATAAAAAAAGTGGGAGGAGAGGAAACATGA
- a CDS encoding response regulator: MKLKLVIVDDAPFIREIIRNIFLKTDINVVGEASNGAEAFDIVSSSNPDVVLMDIVMPIMSGIDATRKILNQFPQIKVIACTTIDQEEMILKALDAGCCNFVSKPFAAQTLINSVYEAYDKKEKS, translated from the coding sequence ATGAAACTAAAACTAGTCATAGTTGATGACGCTCCGTTCATTAGAGAAATAATAAGAAATATCTTTTTGAAGACAGACATAAATGTCGTGGGAGAGGCCAGCAACGGTGCTGAAGCCTTTGATATCGTGTCTTCCTCAAACCCCGATGTCGTCCTAATGGATATCGTTATGCCCATAATGAGTGGTATAGATGCCACGCGAAAAATTCTCAACCAATTTCCTCAAATCAAAGTAATTGCCTGTACAACCATCGATCAGGAAGAGATGATTCTGAAGGCGCTGGATGCCGGATGTTGCAACTTTGTCTCAAAGCCCTTTGCGGCTCAAACCTTGATAAATTCTGTCTATGAGGCCTACGACAAAAAGGAGAAATCATGA
- a CDS encoding RHS repeat protein, with protein MAIFFVREASAVVDMKNANYANTWTDLTVPGSGYDLRVQRTYNSRSLFNGLFGFGWCSDFETKLEVTAEGNIRITECGGGLEVSFMPKDYKSEKVNNTIGSIMAEVKKRNADLKPQYFKDLEKELMESSSLRDEFTRQLKLKGDIVSGRTYYANGREAENLVFVDGKYKRSLEDGTFQLFDSEGLLYSMYDRNGNHLKLSWKGDSLISVVDNNGRKLSFNYGSAKRLSEISGPNGMAVKYKFDGEDLREVTNAWKNTFKYKYDGVHNLTKIDYPDGTFKEISYNNDKDWVTKFRNRRGCVESYKYDVDKENPKDHYWSTVEKKCGEKVANKSSYEFFHEKRKDGLGKYLYRVRTDNNGAISDVVYHEVFGKPISIIKNMVKVSYTYYDNGMVKTKDEALRSLAFKYEPKCQKVSEVDVKYFMSEDPVSAGGKRKVSSVKRKLAKETKTSFKYDSPKCNLIFAKNSEGQLAKIQYDVRGRMAVVEDQSKKLVKIGYEERFGLPSSVERPGLGTIKVSYKPSGEVDKVQSADGLTVAVQVGNIFNTFLELIAPATAEANL; from the coding sequence ATGGCTATTTTTTTTGTTCGTGAGGCATCTGCTGTTGTGGACATGAAAAATGCGAATTACGCCAATACATGGACAGATTTGACGGTCCCAGGATCTGGGTATGATCTTCGGGTTCAGCGCACTTACAATAGTCGCTCACTCTTTAATGGCTTGTTCGGTTTTGGTTGGTGCTCTGATTTTGAAACTAAACTTGAGGTGACGGCAGAAGGGAATATACGAATCACCGAATGTGGAGGCGGGCTTGAAGTATCTTTTATGCCAAAGGATTACAAATCTGAAAAGGTAAACAACACAATTGGCTCGATCATGGCCGAAGTCAAAAAGCGAAATGCAGATCTTAAACCACAATATTTTAAGGATTTAGAAAAGGAGCTGATGGAGAGTTCTAGTCTTCGTGATGAATTCACCAGACAGTTGAAGCTGAAGGGCGATATCGTTTCTGGTCGAACTTACTACGCAAATGGCCGTGAGGCCGAGAATCTGGTGTTTGTGGATGGGAAGTATAAGAGATCACTCGAAGATGGAACCTTTCAACTTTTTGACAGTGAAGGGCTCCTTTATTCTATGTATGATCGAAACGGAAATCATTTGAAGCTCTCCTGGAAGGGAGATTCTCTGATCAGCGTCGTTGATAACAATGGTCGTAAACTTTCATTTAATTATGGCTCTGCAAAGCGTCTTTCCGAAATTTCGGGTCCGAATGGGATGGCCGTTAAATATAAGTTTGATGGTGAGGACCTGCGCGAGGTGACCAATGCCTGGAAAAATACATTCAAGTACAAATACGATGGTGTTCACAATCTCACCAAAATTGACTATCCGGATGGAACATTTAAGGAGATTTCCTACAATAATGACAAAGACTGGGTGACAAAATTCAGAAATCGTCGAGGCTGCGTGGAGAGCTATAAATACGATGTCGACAAGGAAAACCCTAAAGATCATTATTGGTCGACAGTTGAGAAGAAATGCGGTGAGAAGGTTGCAAATAAGAGTTCCTATGAATTTTTTCACGAAAAAAGAAAGGATGGCCTCGGAAAGTATCTGTATCGGGTTCGAACTGATAACAACGGCGCTATCTCCGATGTTGTCTACCATGAAGTGTTTGGTAAGCCTATTTCCATAATTAAAAATATGGTCAAAGTGTCCTACACCTACTACGACAACGGTATGGTGAAAACCAAGGATGAGGCACTGAGGAGTTTAGCATTTAAGTACGAACCAAAATGTCAGAAAGTATCTGAAGTTGATGTGAAATATTTTATGTCAGAGGATCCGGTCTCGGCTGGCGGGAAAAGAAAGGTATCAAGTGTCAAACGGAAGCTGGCCAAAGAGACAAAGACTTCATTTAAATATGACAGTCCGAAGTGCAATCTCATTTTTGCGAAGAATTCAGAAGGTCAATTGGCTAAAATACAGTACGATGTTCGAGGCAGAATGGCGGTTGTTGAAGATCAATCAAAAAAGCTGGTCAAAATTGGATATGAGGAGAGATTTGGCTTGCCGTCATCTGTGGAAAGACCGGGTCTTGGAACAATCAAAGTGAGTTACAAGCCAAGTGGAGAGGTGGATAAGGTTCAAAGTGCAGATGGCCTCACCGTGGCCGTCCAGGTTGGAAACATATTTAATACTTTTTTGGAACTTATTGCTCCAGCCACGGCAGAAGCGAATCTCTAG
- a CDS encoding pilus assembly protein produces MNLSKVANVFKISELRKRRNSFAFARLIILVCLANYSAEVCGDDKAGYPVKDLALSVGVYHDEIIPNAPASISQSGTFRGKTQVQYNPETKTLRFYPKQIGVATLIVQDPATGVVLYEFHLDIKKTDLRKVAREIGDLLGDIEGITIKILNSKVIVDGQILLPRDMARIHAVVKQYGGSADTLVVLSPVAQRKIAELIERDINNPEISVRAVNGKFILEGFANDKLEKDRAEIISKTYVPDVVVDTAEADKKILPRKVDVVINLIKLKPAPAEEPKKIVQLVVHYVELQKDYTKSFRFQWTPDIGDGSSMKFTTGGNSTGGVVTTITGTISNLLPKLNWAKEHGHARVLQSSSLIVQDGNPGIINSISRIPYQIVNAQGQPSTNFEETGIRSNITPAILGARSDSVQLQLNFSVKSLVSYTDQGPLTSAREVQTVIVVRSGQSAAVGGLITNDSGTNYNKLPANASRNPIISLYASKDFRRNQSQFVMFVTPIIKSSASAGSEKIKRKFRLNN; encoded by the coding sequence ATGAATTTGAGCAAGGTAGCCAACGTGTTCAAGATCTCAGAGCTGAGGAAAAGGAGAAATTCTTTTGCCTTTGCGAGACTGATTATACTGGTGTGCCTAGCCAATTATTCGGCAGAGGTTTGCGGCGATGATAAGGCTGGCTATCCGGTAAAGGATCTTGCGCTGTCAGTTGGGGTCTACCACGATGAGATCATTCCCAATGCTCCAGCTAGTATCAGTCAATCAGGAACCTTTCGTGGAAAGACTCAGGTTCAGTACAATCCAGAGACAAAGACACTCCGATTTTATCCCAAGCAAATAGGAGTTGCGACTTTGATCGTTCAGGATCCCGCCACAGGAGTAGTTCTTTATGAATTTCATCTCGACATTAAAAAGACTGATCTTCGCAAGGTCGCGCGCGAAATAGGCGACCTTTTAGGTGACATTGAGGGGATTACGATCAAGATCTTGAACTCAAAGGTGATCGTGGACGGCCAGATCTTACTGCCTCGAGACATGGCGAGAATTCACGCGGTCGTAAAGCAGTACGGTGGATCTGCCGACACTCTCGTGGTTTTAAGTCCAGTCGCCCAACGCAAGATTGCCGAATTAATTGAAAGGGACATAAATAATCCGGAAATTTCCGTTCGTGCGGTCAATGGCAAATTTATTTTGGAGGGTTTTGCCAACGATAAGCTGGAGAAGGATCGGGCAGAAATTATCTCGAAAACTTATGTGCCTGATGTTGTGGTTGATACGGCAGAGGCAGACAAAAAGATCCTTCCTCGCAAGGTTGATGTGGTGATTAACTTGATCAAGCTAAAGCCAGCGCCTGCCGAGGAACCAAAGAAAATTGTTCAACTAGTTGTCCATTATGTCGAATTGCAAAAGGATTACACGAAGAGTTTTCGTTTTCAATGGACTCCAGACATTGGAGATGGATCGTCGATGAAATTCACAACAGGGGGGAACTCGACCGGTGGCGTGGTGACGACGATCACGGGTACGATCTCAAATCTTTTGCCAAAGCTCAATTGGGCAAAGGAACATGGACACGCGCGCGTTTTGCAGAGTTCCAGTTTGATTGTTCAAGACGGAAATCCTGGAATCATCAATTCTATTTCGCGCATTCCCTATCAAATAGTTAATGCGCAGGGCCAGCCATCTACTAACTTTGAGGAGACTGGCATTCGATCAAACATTACCCCGGCCATTTTGGGTGCACGATCTGATAGTGTGCAATTGCAATTAAATTTTTCTGTGAAGAGCTTGGTTTCTTACACGGATCAAGGACCATTGACATCCGCTCGAGAGGTCCAAACTGTCATTGTCGTGCGCAGTGGTCAAAGTGCAGCCGTGGGAGGTCTGATCACCAATGACAGTGGCACGAATTACAATAAACTCCCGGCCAATGCCAGCCGAAATCCAATTATATCGCTCTATGCATCAAAGGATTTTCGACGAAATCAGAGCCAATTTGTGATGTTTGTGACTCCGATTATCAAAAGTTCGGCCAGTGCCGGGTCTGAAAAAATTAAGCGCAAATTTCGATTGAATAATTGA
- a CDS encoding DedA family protein, whose protein sequence is MDSESFGVKVIAFITAFTGLKAYIVILGILTICGLGVPIPEDITLIAAGILAGLGNISLAGALLCGFVGVMIGDAILFFAGRKYGRRIFQLPVFSRLFTPERVAHAERRVLKNSKFICFSARFLPGLRSAIFLTAGIMGVRPVVFFCLDGFAALISVPVWVVGGWWFANHLDEAMNFAKKIQMSLFALIGLAILGYLGVKWWKGKRRRALRSEMRSVSKQSPSRRREL, encoded by the coding sequence ATGGACTCTGAATCTTTCGGTGTAAAAGTGATTGCGTTTATCACCGCCTTTACTGGACTAAAGGCTTATATTGTCATTTTGGGAATTCTTACAATCTGCGGATTGGGAGTTCCAATTCCCGAGGATATAACACTCATCGCTGCAGGCATTTTGGCAGGTTTAGGTAATATTTCGTTGGCGGGGGCGCTGCTCTGCGGATTTGTTGGAGTTATGATCGGGGATGCGATTCTTTTTTTTGCAGGCAGAAAATACGGACGCAGGATATTTCAGTTGCCTGTTTTTAGTCGCCTTTTCACGCCGGAACGGGTGGCTCATGCAGAGAGGAGAGTCCTCAAGAATTCGAAGTTTATTTGTTTCTCTGCACGATTTTTGCCAGGGCTTAGGTCAGCTATTTTTCTGACGGCCGGCATAATGGGAGTGAGACCTGTCGTGTTTTTTTGTCTGGATGGTTTCGCCGCTTTGATCAGCGTTCCGGTTTGGGTGGTTGGCGGGTGGTGGTTTGCGAACCATTTGGATGAAGCAATGAATTTCGCCAAGAAGATTCAAATGTCCCTTTTTGCTTTGATAGGCCTGGCAATCCTAGGCTACCTGGGTGTGAAATGGTGGAAAGGGAAAAGGCGCAGAGCTTTAAGGAGTGAAATGAGGAGTGTGAGCAAACAGTCTCCCTCGCGCAGGAGAGAACTTTGA
- a CDS encoding type II secretion system F family protein, with protein MSVIFGNDFIVILLFGISIFILSYLMSDKLLHKLHERSLGNREEVLRLLDMMFVETNRTRVTLLMFLLSFGMGALVFLIFWPNLIIGIIFGFIVTLIGWSIPKNLMRSLWERRCTRFTDQMVDGLTIMSNGIKSGLSITQSMERVVMNMSGPIAQEYTLVLNKIRLGMSVEEALNEMGDRVPRQDVQMFVTAVNILKETGGNLSETFSTIVMTIRERQKVEKKIQAMTAQGLMQAVIITLVPFVLLIIFLVIDPNYVKPLFSTPLGWIALAIMLGLQVIGGVMMKKIVTIRV; from the coding sequence ATGAGTGTCATCTTTGGAAACGACTTTATTGTCATTTTGTTGTTTGGAATCTCAATATTTATTTTGTCTTATCTCATGTCCGATAAACTTCTCCACAAGCTCCATGAACGAAGTTTAGGAAACAGAGAAGAGGTTCTCCGTTTGCTAGATATGATGTTTGTAGAGACGAATCGCACGAGGGTGACTTTATTGATGTTTCTGTTGAGTTTTGGAATGGGAGCTCTGGTTTTCTTGATTTTTTGGCCTAATTTGATTATTGGCATTATTTTCGGATTTATTGTGACTCTTATTGGTTGGTCCATTCCAAAAAATTTAATGCGATCTCTCTGGGAGAGGCGTTGCACTCGCTTTACGGATCAAATGGTTGATGGATTGACGATTATGTCCAATGGAATAAAGAGTGGACTGAGCATAACGCAATCAATGGAACGCGTTGTGATGAATATGTCAGGACCCATCGCCCAGGAGTACACTCTTGTTTTAAATAAAATTCGTCTTGGCATGTCTGTTGAGGAGGCCTTGAATGAGATGGGTGACCGAGTTCCTCGACAAGATGTGCAGATGTTTGTGACAGCAGTAAATATTCTCAAAGAAACCGGAGGAAATCTCTCCGAAACTTTCTCCACAATTGTGATGACTATTCGAGAGCGACAAAAGGTAGAAAAGAAGATACAAGCGATGACGGCTCAAGGTCTTATGCAAGCGGTTATTATTACCTTGGTCCCGTTTGTCTTGCTGATCATTTTTCTCGTTATTGATCCCAACTATGTCAAACCACTTTTTTCCACGCCTTTGGGCTGGATTGCACTAGCTATCATGCTCGGTCTGCAAGTAATCGGTGGAGTGATGATGAAAAAAATTGTTACAATCAGGGTGTAA